A window from Acetobacter ascendens encodes these proteins:
- a CDS encoding type II toxin-antitoxin system YhaV family toxin: MLTINGWTILAHPLFLDQLEKLIGAVEELKEKKPHEYQKKPSTKLLAALNKLIFQSIPADPTATVYRQGGTLGEAHKHWFRAKFGNGRFRLFFRYSSAEKIIVFAWVNDETKLRTYGSRTDAYKVFKAMLQKGNPPDDWDALCAAASDQATVDRLGKSSPPNS; encoded by the coding sequence ATGCTGACGATTAATGGCTGGACCATCCTAGCGCATCCGCTCTTTCTCGATCAGTTGGAAAAGCTCATCGGCGCTGTTGAAGAGTTGAAGGAAAAAAAGCCCCACGAATATCAAAAGAAACCGAGCACGAAGTTATTGGCCGCTTTGAACAAGCTGATCTTCCAGTCAATCCCTGCCGATCCGACAGCAACCGTCTATAGACAAGGCGGAACGCTTGGTGAAGCGCACAAGCATTGGTTTAGGGCAAAGTTCGGGAATGGTCGCTTTCGCCTGTTCTTCCGCTATAGTTCAGCCGAGAAAATAATCGTCTTCGCTTGGGTGAACGATGAGACGAAATTGCGCACCTATGGTTCAAGGACTGACGCTTACAAAGTTTTCAAGGCGATGCTACAGAAGGGCAACCCGCCAGACGATTGGGACGCTCTTTGTGCGGCTGCGTCTGATCAGGCTACAGTTGACCGGCTGGGTAAGTCCTCTCCTCCAAATTCGTGA
- a CDS encoding type II toxin-antitoxin system PrlF family antitoxin → MVDLLKAESTITAKGQTTIPKSVRKALGVDYGGRIAFVVDDQRRVHVEKATEETSDPVVERFLEFLEKDMLDHSRSRLVNLPASLPDRVAALVGNMDVDLDDEIEGDVAL, encoded by the coding sequence ATGGTCGACTTGCTGAAAGCAGAAAGCACTATCACCGCTAAGGGCCAGACGACTATTCCCAAGAGCGTCCGGAAGGCTTTAGGTGTAGACTATGGTGGGCGTATTGCGTTCGTCGTGGACGATCAGCGCCGTGTTCATGTCGAGAAGGCTACAGAAGAGACAAGCGATCCAGTCGTTGAGCGCTTCCTCGAATTTCTGGAGAAGGACATGCTCGACCATTCCCGTTCACGCCTTGTCAACTTACCTGCCAGTCTGCCTGATCGCGTAGCCGCGCTTGTCGGGAATATGGACGTTGATCTCGATGATGAGATTGAAGGTGATGTGGCGCTCTGA